In the Helicobacter typhlonius genome, one interval contains:
- a CDS encoding DUF2603 domain-containing protein — protein MKSLPQDKWLDNSSENLGVLHKTSDSTMLLAMQSGEFSKEDLWFLKDDEGEEYVVFPQKLFLQLIRRIKHIQEEKLMMNLEKDVISQMPIDFDDAMAVAKNALESLRRSDGNLPEINTANLAKNIKKEYPNLFFDIDFLRKSK, from the coding sequence ATGAAATCTTTGCCACAAGACAAATGGCTAGATAATTCGAGTGAGAATCTCGGTGTGCTACATAAGACTTCGGATAGCACAATGCTCCTAGCGATGCAAAGCGGTGAATTTTCAAAAGAAGATTTATGGTTTTTGAAAGATGATGAGGGCGAGGAATATGTCGTTTTTCCACAAAAGCTTTTTTTGCAGCTCATTAGGCGCATTAAGCACATACAAGAGGAAAAACTGATGATGAATCTTGAAAAAGATGTCATTTCACAAATGCCTATTGACTTTGACGATGCTATGGCAGTAGCAAAAAATGCTTTAGAATCTTTACGCCGTAGTGATGGCAACTTGCCAGAGATAAATACCGCAAATCTTGCCAAGAATATTAAAAAAGAATACCCTAATTTATTTTTTGATATTGATTTCTTGCGTAAGTCAAAATGA
- the argF gene encoding ornithine carbamoyltransferase, whose product MRHFLTLNDFSKDEILKMLDVILELKSRDDNPPYFKGKVLAMIFEKSSTRTRVSFESGMYQLGGQGIFLSHKDIQLGRGEPIKDTARVISSMVDMVMMRTGEHKRLEEFARYSSVPLINGLSDDFHPVQLIADYLTMIENGIYIAEHSASRFYPQNRQEPIVAYVGDGNNMSHSWINLASILGFELRIATPPNYAPKADVVANAQNLCAKSGGKILLSTNPQKAVRGANVIVTDTWASMGQEEQKKEREIAFQGFCVDSALMNLAQDNAIFLHCLPAYRGQEVSEEVLEGAQSRVFEEAQNRLHAQKGIMLYLAQINNISLGA is encoded by the coding sequence ATGAGACATTTTCTTACTTTAAACGATTTTTCCAAAGATGAGATTCTAAAAATGCTTGATGTGATTTTAGAACTCAAGTCTAGGGATGATAATCCGCCTTATTTCAAGGGCAAAGTATTAGCTATGATTTTTGAGAAAAGCTCCACACGCACGAGGGTAAGTTTTGAAAGTGGTATGTATCAACTAGGGGGACAAGGCATATTCCTCTCTCACAAAGATATACAACTTGGGCGCGGCGAGCCCATAAAAGACACTGCACGCGTAATTAGCTCAATGGTAGATATGGTAATGATGAGGACAGGCGAACACAAGAGGCTTGAAGAATTTGCCAGATACTCCTCTGTGCCACTCATCAATGGACTAAGCGATGATTTTCACCCAGTCCAACTCATCGCGGATTATCTTACAATGATAGAAAATGGCATATACATCGCCGAGCATAGTGCGAGTAGATTCTATCCACAAAATAGACAAGAACCTATCGTGGCATATGTGGGCGATGGCAACAATATGTCGCATTCTTGGATTAACCTTGCGAGTATTCTAGGCTTTGAACTTCGTATCGCAACCCCCCCAAATTACGCCCCAAAAGCCGATGTAGTCGCAAATGCACAAAACCTTTGTGCCAAAAGCGGTGGCAAGATTTTGCTTAGCACAAATCCACAAAAGGCAGTGCGCGGTGCAAATGTTATAGTAACAGATACTTGGGCGTCTATGGGACAAGAGGAGCAAAAAAAGGAACGCGAGATAGCCTTTCAAGGATTCTGTGTGGATAGCGCACTTATGAATCTTGCGCAGGACAATGCGATTTTCTTGCATTGTCTCCCTGCCTATCGCGGACAGGAAGTAAGTGAGGAAGTGCTAGAAGGTGCACAATCGCGTGTATTTGAAGAAGCTCAAAACCGCCTTCACGCGCAAAAAGGCATAATGCTCTATCTTGCTCAAATCAACAACATAAGCTTGGGTGCGTAA
- a CDS encoding HP0838 family lipoprotein: protein MFGIFKQLFLRSSALLLPFLFVSCAWLEDNFQHPDTNPNEAAVLEPTKFKILLIDTPRVKFYDFASLKYSKSKVLTIDLYKLGKPMSQIVINKKDICIKKDCTSKWIAARAFFGEVSYPNLFNDILAGHDIFDGEGKRVTNEGAFVQWFVRGGQEFYYERSKNKVLFKNLTMNITIGVEDYILPKN from the coding sequence CTCTGCTGCTTCCATTTTTGTTTGTCTCGTGTGCGTGGCTAGAAGATAATTTTCAGCACCCAGATACCAATCCCAACGAAGCCGCTGTGCTAGAGCCTACAAAATTTAAGATTCTACTCATAGACACACCGCGTGTAAAATTCTATGATTTTGCTTCACTCAAATACAGCAAGTCAAAAGTCCTTACTATCGATTTATACAAGCTTGGCAAACCTATGAGCCAGATTGTCATAAATAAAAAAGACATTTGCATAAAAAAAGACTGCACTTCAAAGTGGATTGCTGCAAGAGCATTTTTTGGCGAAGTAAGCTATCCTAACTTGTTTAATGATATTTTAGCAGGGCATGATATATTTGATGGCGAGGGTAAGCGCGTAACTAATGAAGGTGCATTCGTGCAATGGTTTGTGCGCGGAGGACAGGAATTTTATTATGAGCGCAGTAAAAACAAGGTGCTTTTTAAGAATCTTACTATGAATATCACCATAGGTGTCGAGGACTATATTCTGCCAAAAAATTAA